The following nucleotide sequence is from Sphingopyxis sp. MWB1.
ACGACGTTACCCCCCATTTCAAGGAGGGCGATTTTCCCGGCGGCATTCAGGCGGGGGTTAACGCCATCGCCGAGCAGCTGGAGCTGCCCCCCGAAGAAGCCGCTGCGCGCGTCGCGGCCGCCGACAAGGCCGAACGCAAGCGCGCCGAGGGCGGCAATATGGGCGGGCTGTTCTTTACTCTGTTCGTGGTCTTTTTCTTTTTCATCCTGCCGATGATGTCCGCCTTTGGCCGGCGGGGGAAAAAGCACGGGCGACGCAGCGGCCCGTGGGGCGCCGCGCCCATCATCATCTGGGGCAATGACGATCATTGGGGCGGCGGTGGCGGCTGGGGTGGCGGCGGCTTTGGCGGCGGTGGTTTCGGCGGATTCTCCGGCGGGGGCGGCGGCTTTGGCGGCGGCGGCGCGTCGGGTGGCTGGTAGGGGACGAACAATGGCATTACGCAAGGTCAGCCATGTGAGCGAAGCCGACCACCGCATCGTCACCGATGCCGTGGCCGCGGCCGAGCGCGATACCGATGGCGAAATCGTCACCATCATCGCCGCGCAATCGGACAGCTATGACGATGTCGCGCTGGTGTGGGCGAGCCTGTGCGCCTTTCTGGCGATGTCGATCGTCGCGCTGTTTCCCGAATGTTTCCGGGCGCTTTACGATGCTCTGCGCGGCGGATGGGGGCACCAGCCGACCGCCAATGAATGGCTGGGCATCGTCCTCGCCTTTGGCGCGATCAAATGGATCGGCGTGTGGCTGTTCCTGCTTTGGCGGCCGCTGCGCCTGTTCCTGACCCCGCGCGCGATCCGCGCGGGCCGCGTGCGGGCGCGCGCCATCGACCTCTTCAAGGTCGGCACCGAGGCCAAGACCATGGGCCGCACCGGCGTGCTCCTGTATGTCAGCCTGAACGAGCATCGCGCCGATATTGTCGCCGACGAGGCGATTGCCGCCAAGGTGGCACCCGAAATATGGGGCGACGCCATGGCCGCGCTGATCGAACGCATTCGTGCAGGCCATCCGGGCGAAGGCATGGCCGAGGCCGTGCGGCAAATGGGCCTTGTGCTGGCCGAGCATTTCCCCAAGAGCGAGGGCAATCCCAATGAGCTGTGCGACCGGCTGATCGAAATCTAGGGCTCCTTCCTTTCTCCCCATCCACAACAGGAAAAATATGACTCTCCCCGCGCCCGACGCCCCCATCGAAACCCGGTGGGAAGGCCGCTATATCAGCGTCAAGACCCAGGAAAGCTGGGAATATGTGTCGCGCCCCGGCGGCATTCACGCCGCCGTGATCCTGCCCATCAACGATGCGGCGGACGGGCGACACATCATATTGGTCGAACAATATCGCGTACCGCTGAAGCGCCGCTGCATCGAACTGCCCGCCGGACTGGTCGGCGACGATGTCGCGGGCGAAGCCGTCGAAATCGCCGCCGCGCGCGAGCTGGAGGAAGAAACCGGCTATCAGGCAAAAAACTGGCGCGTGGTCGGCGAATTTCACAGCTCGCCGGGCATGGTCAGCGAAAGCTTTACCCTGCTGGTTGCAAGCGATCTGGTGAAAGTCAGCGAGGGCGGCGGGACCGATAGCGAAGATATCGTCGTCCACCGCGTCCCGCTGAACGGCATAGAGGATTTTCTGGCCGCGAAGCGCGCCGAGGATTGCGGGGTCGATGTGCGGGTGGCGATGCTGATCGCGGGCGGCTTGCTGGGGTGACAGCGGGGCTGCGGATCGTTTTCCGCTTGTCTTTCATTCGTCATCCCGGACCTGGTCCGGGATCCATGTGCCAGCGTCTTCCGGGTGTCAAAAGGTTTGGATTGACCATCGGGA
It contains:
- a CDS encoding TPM domain-containing protein, whose product is MALRKVSHVSEADHRIVTDAVAAAERDTDGEIVTIIAAQSDSYDDVALVWASLCAFLAMSIVALFPECFRALYDALRGGWGHQPTANEWLGIVLAFGAIKWIGVWLFLLWRPLRLFLTPRAIRAGRVRARAIDLFKVGTEAKTMGRTGVLLYVSLNEHRADIVADEAIAAKVAPEIWGDAMAALIERIRAGHPGEGMAEAVRQMGLVLAEHFPKSEGNPNELCDRLIEI
- a CDS encoding NUDIX hydrolase; the protein is MTLPAPDAPIETRWEGRYISVKTQESWEYVSRPGGIHAAVILPINDAADGRHIILVEQYRVPLKRRCIELPAGLVGDDVAGEAVEIAAARELEEETGYQAKNWRVVGEFHSSPGMVSESFTLLVASDLVKVSEGGGTDSEDIVVHRVPLNGIEDFLAAKRAEDCGVDVRVAMLIAGGLLG
- a CDS encoding TPM domain-containing protein — encoded protein: MTLTAFFRPLAAAILPGLALLAAAVPAAAQQFPELTGRVVDQADIIPPAEEAALNAQLAGLEERSGRQLVVATVPDLQGYEISDYGYQLGRHWGIGSKAENDGVIFLIAPNERRMNISVGYGLEPVLTDALSGRIIRNDVTPHFKEGDFPGGIQAGVNAIAEQLELPPEEAAARVAAADKAERKRAEGGNMGGLFFTLFVVFFFFILPMMSAFGRRGKKHGRRSGPWGAAPIIIWGNDDHWGGGGGWGGGGFGGGGFGGFSGGGGGFGGGGASGGW